TGGTTCTTACCGGAGCCGTTTTCACGGCGCAGGACTCCCGGGCAGCAGAAGATCTGGCAGTCACATTTGAAGAAGCGAAAGAATTGGCACTTACAGAAGTTCCGGGTGAAGTCGTAGAAGAAGAAACAGAGGAAGAAAACGGGACGACTGAATACGAATTTGATATCATCGCCGCTGACGACAACATCGAGTATGAAGTTGAAGTTAACCAAGCCGGTGAATTGCTCGTCGAGCCGGAAGATGAGGAGAACGAAACCGGCGCTGAGGAAGACGATGACGAGTAAACGAAAAAAACAGTAAATCCGCTGTTCCTCCAAGACTGCTGACAACCTCCCTTTAACCGGGTTTGTCCGCAGTCTTTTTCGTTGCCTTCATAAGTATATTAGACAGATTGTAAAGTACTGCTGTTGCCTTTCCGATTCATGAATCGCTCTGCCGGTAGATGGCATCCAGCGTAACATCCATCTCCACGAGCCTGCTCTCCAATAGGTTTCGCTTTCGGATCAATTGTGCGGTCAAAGGGAAAAGGATTTCCTCTCCGCCCCTTTCAGTGAATACCATCGAAACCGGTTTGGTCCCGCCCGCTGTGTCTTCCGTGACGACCGTCATTTTCTCTACATCTTTCCAAGGATGGATTTCCTCTGTTAGCTGAAAAAGCCCATTTTGATGAATCCCTTCCTCATCAAAATAATAATAATGATTGGCAGAAAGCGAAAGTGCCATGAAAGCCGGAACTAAAGCGGCGGCAAAACAAGTGAAGGTTGCCATTTTGGTCTTCTCGGAATTGAAGAAGACATACCGGAAAACACCGATTGCGATTCCAATGATCAGGAAAGCAACGAAATAGATACCGTAATTCAGAAATGGACTGCCAAAAAACCAGGTTTGCTCCGGCTGGATGAACAATTGCTGAAAAATCGTCAGCAACACGAACGGCGCAAAAAAGCTGGCTAATATGAAAAATAACGAGCACACAAGCAGAAATTTACCCAACGTCGTGTTCATAGCACTTCCCCTCCTTGTTATTTTTGTTCCTTTTTCTCTCTGAGTTTTACAGCTTGCTGCGTTGCTGCTTTAGCTGCTCTTCTCACCTTCTGAACGAAATAGCCGTTAATCAAGGAAAAATACAAAACTGCAGTTGCGAGTATGAAAAGAAAAAATCCCTTCATTTCATTTTGATGCATCCGCAACTCCCGGCTATGGATTATTTGCATGTTTTCGATTCCGGTAACCGGATGGTTGAGACTGGATAGGATCAGACCGAGGAACGCACATATCCCATATCCATTCATTACTTTTTTAAGCGTCATTTCTTCTTTCTTACTTGGAACCATTCCGGTATGGCCAATCATCCCATCCCTCCTATTATCGTGTCGCTTGGTTAATTCTACGGAACAGGAAGAATCTGGTTTCATTATTATCAAATTTTTCAATAAATATATACTTAACATATAATTCCAGAAACTTTACGGGTCATTTCAATAGAGAAACGTCCAATGGCCATGATGGTTCATTGGTGCTTGCCAAAGATGAATGGCAATTCCTGTATTCCGTGAAACTTCTATCCTGAATAACCGACGAATCCATAGAAGGTGGGATACAATGAAACCGTCAAAAATTATTATTGGAGTACTTTCAGTCTCTCTTGTTCTTTCCGGCTGCGAGGCCGGGATTCATGAAAATGCGGAAGGTTCCAATGAGCCGGCAGCCGCTGCAGACTGGCCGGCTATGACGTTGGAAGAGATGAAAACGGAAGCGGATTTAATTGCGTTTGCGACCGTCGAAGATACAATCACCAAAGAAACAAGTAGTGGAATCTATGCCCAAATCGCCACGCTGGAAGTAACCGAAGCAATTTCAGGAACAGCTCCCGGGAAGGTGGAACTGAATCAATCGACGGATTTTGTGGAGGAAGGGGAAACGTACTTACTCTTTCTTCTGAAGCATGTAACCGATAGCTATTACTACATTGTCAATTACGCCGGCATCATAGAAGAGCAGAACGGCCTGTATAGCGGAGGCATATTAGAGGAGGATTCACTTAGCAAAGAAGAAGTAAAAAGCTTTCTATCGGAGTAGCTATGCTGCCTGAATTGTTTATCGCTAAATAAGACAACATCTGAAAGAGCACCACCCCGAAAAATTATTCT
Above is a genomic segment from Planococcus lenghuensis containing:
- a CDS encoding PepSY domain-containing protein, with amino-acid sequence MQKNKKLAIAGAASALVLTGAVFTAQDSRAAEDLAVTFEEAKELALTEVPGEVVEEETEEENGTTEYEFDIIAADDNIEYEVEVNQAGELLVEPEDEENETGAEEDDDE